Proteins encoded by one window of Sphaerodactylus townsendi isolate TG3544 linkage group LG04, MPM_Stown_v2.3, whole genome shotgun sequence:
- the KCNJ15 gene encoding ATP-sensitive inward rectifier potassium channel 15 codes for MEATQINMSQSPLVNGAIGAKVKKCKPRVMSKSGHSNVRIDKVDGIYLLYLQDLWTTVIDMKWRYKLTLFVATFVMTWFLFGVIYYAIAFIHGDLEENKYSRKHVPCVMNVDSLTGAFLFSLESQTTIGYGFRFITEECPHAIFLLVAQLVITTLVEIFITGTFLAKIARPKKRAETIKFSHCAVITKHNEQLCLVIRVANMRKSLLIQCQLSGKLLQTYETKEGERILLNQVSVKFHVDSSSESPFLILPLTFYHILDENSPLRDLTPHNLKEKDFELVVLLNATVESTSAVCQSRTSYIPEEIFWGYEFMPVISLSQNGKYVADFSQFEQIRSSDCNLYSMDSEKQKLEEQYRKEDQRDRERRTMLFQQSNV; via the coding sequence ATGGAAGCCACACAGATCAACATGTCTCAAAGCCCCCTAGTAAATGGGGCCATTGGTGCTAAAGTGAAGAAATGCAAACCTCGTGTGATGTCAAAAAGTGGCCACAGTAATGTCAGGATTGATAAGGTGGATGGTATTTACTTGCTTTATCTTCAAGATCTGTGGACCACAGTTATTGACATGAAATGGAGATATAAACTTACTTTGTTTGTAGCTACTTTTGTAATGACTTGGTTTCTTTTTGGAGTCATTTACTATGCCATTGCATTTATTCATGGAGacttggaagaaaacaaataCTCTCGCAAACATGTCCCCTGTGTCATGAATGTTGACTCCTTAACTGGcgcatttctcttttctttggagTCCCAAACAACCATTGGTTATGGCTTTCGTTTTATCACTGAGGAGTGCCCTCATGCCATTTTCCTCTTAGTTGCTCAACTGGTCATCACAACTTTGGTTGAAATCTTCATCACGGGTACCTTCCTAGCCAAAATTGCCAGGCCTAAAAAACGGGCTGAGACCATTAAATTCAGTCATTGTGCTGTCATCACTAAACACAATGAGCAACTTTGCCTGGTGATCCGTGTGGCAAATATGAGAAAGAGCCTTCTGATTCAATGCCAGCTGTCTGGAAAGCTTCTGCAGACCTATGAAACTAAAGAAGGAGAGAGGATCCTGCTTAACCAAGTCAGTGTCAAATTCCATGTTGATTCCTCATCTGAAAGTCCTTTCTTGATTTTACCTTTGACTTTTTACCATATATTGGATGAGAACAGTCCTTTGAGAGATCTTACACCCCACAACCTAAAAGAAAAAGATTTTGAACTTGTTGTCCTTTTGAATGCTACAGTTGAGTCAACAAGCGCTGTTTGCCAGAGCCGAACCTCGTACATTCCAGAGGAGATCTTCTGGGGTTATGAGTTTATGCCtgtgatttctctctctcagaATGGGAAATATGTTGCAGATTTCAGTCAGTTTGAGCAGATCCGAAGTTCAGATTGCAACTTGTATAGTATGGATTCTGAAAAGCAAAAACTGGAAGAGCAGTATAGAAAGGAAGACCAAAGGGACAGAGAACGCAGAACAATGTTATTTCAGCAAAGCAATGTTT